In Nonomuraea sp. NBC_00507, the following are encoded in one genomic region:
- a CDS encoding winged helix-turn-helix transcriptional regulator translates to MKRYGQYCPVARAAEILAERWTLLVIRELLWGEDRFNAIARGLPRMSPSLLAARLRELQRAGLVQRQLIDGEPRYRLTPAGLELQPLLEQIGAWGVRWMHELRPDEFDPVLLMLDIKRQSQPACMPERAATVQLHFRDAPTGQQRWWLVLSRSGGADVCDTDPGFPVSVWLETEVATLTRIWMGDMSWSAALRGAALHLSGDPAACRALPRWLDVSPFAAVERAAVSLPR, encoded by the coding sequence ATGAAACGCTACGGCCAGTACTGCCCGGTCGCCCGGGCCGCCGAGATCCTTGCCGAACGCTGGACACTGCTCGTCATCCGCGAGCTGCTTTGGGGTGAGGACCGGTTCAACGCCATCGCCCGCGGCCTCCCCCGGATGTCGCCGTCGCTGCTCGCGGCGCGGCTACGCGAGCTGCAGCGGGCCGGTCTCGTGCAGCGCCAGCTCATCGACGGCGAGCCCCGCTACCGGCTCACCCCGGCCGGGCTGGAGCTGCAGCCGCTGCTGGAGCAGATAGGCGCGTGGGGCGTGCGCTGGATGCACGAGCTGCGCCCGGACGAGTTCGACCCCGTCCTGCTGATGCTCGACATCAAACGGCAGTCGCAGCCGGCCTGCATGCCCGAGCGAGCGGCCACGGTGCAACTCCACTTCCGGGACGCGCCGACCGGGCAGCAGCGATGGTGGCTGGTGCTCTCCCGGTCCGGCGGCGCCGACGTGTGCGACACCGACCCGGGCTTCCCGGTCAGCGTGTGGCTGGAGACCGAGGTAGCGACCCTCACCCGCATCTGGATGGGCGACATGAGCTGGTCGGCGGCGCTCCGCGGTGCGGCACTGCACCTGAGCGGTGACCCCGCCGCCTGCCGGGCGCTGCCGCGGTGGCTCGACGTCAGCCCGTTCGCTGCCGTCGAGCGGGCGGCGGTGTCATTACCCCGGTGA
- a CDS encoding DsrE family protein has protein sequence MSGKAVISLTTGLEDPERVTVAFLVAVGAAEEGRPTLMFLTKEAVRLALHGVATGVACNGCPPLPDLLQRYQNAGGTFLVCPVCFNAKGLDETQLIKSAEIGGTVPMWRWIGDGATTFSY, from the coding sequence ATGTCCGGAAAAGCAGTTATCAGCCTGACCACCGGCCTGGAGGACCCTGAGCGGGTCACCGTGGCGTTCCTGGTCGCGGTCGGCGCGGCCGAGGAAGGCCGGCCGACGCTGATGTTCCTGACCAAGGAGGCGGTCCGGCTGGCGTTGCACGGCGTCGCCACCGGAGTGGCCTGCAACGGCTGCCCGCCGCTGCCCGATCTGCTCCAGCGGTACCAGAATGCGGGTGGAACGTTCCTGGTCTGCCCGGTCTGCTTCAACGCCAAGGGCCTCGACGAGACCCAGCTGATCAAGTCCGCCGAGATCGGCGGCACGGTGCCGATGTGGCGTTGGATCGGCGACGGAGCGACGACGTTCAGCTACTGA
- a CDS encoding class I SAM-dependent methyltransferase encodes MLALARRRLGDDAALHVVDLRDPLPFADAAFDDVVASLVLHYLEDWGPTLAEMRRVLRPGGRLIASVNHPFVEHLAQNPRPSYFATTSYTDAWTFNGQSYPMTFWTRPLQAMTDAFTTAGFRLAVIGEPQVDPAARELFPDDFQDFADKLAFLCFVVEVPS; translated from the coding sequence ATGCTGGCGTTGGCCAGGCGGCGGCTCGGTGACGACGCGGCCCTGCACGTGGTCGACCTGCGTGATCCGCTGCCGTTCGCCGACGCTGCGTTCGACGACGTGGTCGCGTCGCTGGTGCTGCACTACCTGGAGGACTGGGGGCCGACGCTGGCCGAGATGCGGCGAGTGCTCAGGCCCGGCGGCCGACTGATCGCGTCGGTCAACCACCCTTTCGTGGAGCACCTGGCACAGAATCCTCGGCCCAGCTATTTCGCCACCACCAGCTATACCGACGCATGGACGTTCAACGGACAGTCCTACCCGATGACCTTCTGGACCAGGCCGTTGCAGGCGATGACCGACGCCTTCACCACCGCCGGCTTCCGCCTTGCCGTCATCGGCGAGCCGCAGGTCGACCCGGCCGCCCGTGAGCTGTTTCCCGACGACTTCCAGGACTTCGCGGACAAGCTCGCCTTCCTGTGCTTCGTCGTCGAGGTACCGTCTTAG
- a CDS encoding cupin domain-containing protein gives MPDRIKGKTLIARDEGDDASGVVIKLYGEETNGAVSIIEQPFEPGFLLPPHVHQNDVWLYVLEGEMHARVGDEVVKATPGCWVLKPRRIPHTMWNAGPEPARIIEVYTPGGFELFFKDFGDRLSQGSIGLDELNRLGEPHGIRFFDDWIPDLKAAYNLRVIGE, from the coding sequence ATGCCTGATCGCATCAAGGGCAAGACGCTGATCGCCAGGGACGAGGGCGACGACGCCAGCGGGGTCGTCATCAAGCTTTACGGCGAAGAGACGAACGGGGCCGTCTCGATCATCGAGCAGCCGTTCGAGCCGGGGTTTCTTCTACCACCACACGTGCACCAGAACGATGTCTGGCTCTACGTGCTCGAGGGGGAAATGCACGCCCGGGTTGGCGACGAGGTCGTCAAGGCGACTCCCGGTTGCTGGGTGCTGAAGCCGCGCCGGATCCCCCACACCATGTGGAACGCGGGACCCGAGCCGGCACGCATCATCGAGGTGTACACGCCGGGTGGATTCGAGCTCTTCTTCAAGGACTTCGGAGACCGGTTGAGCCAAGGGTCGATCGGGCTCGATGAGCTGAATCGGCTTGGCGAGCCGCACGGCATCCGTTTCTTCGACGACTGGATTCCCGACCTCAAAGCGGCCTACAACCTGCGCGTCATCGGCGAGTAG
- a CDS encoding helix-turn-helix domain-containing protein, which translates to MAEDDRALRLPPAEAGCQRRAGALAFGKALYDRRVALGLSVTEVADRAGMTEDEIECIEEGGTTPTIALLRRLAAALDADAFTRERLGCGYAAAAR; encoded by the coding sequence GTGGCGGAGGATGACCGCGCGCTGAGGCTTCCGCCGGCGGAAGCCGGCTGCCAGCGCCGCGCCGGTGCGCTGGCCTTCGGCAAGGCCCTGTACGACCGGCGCGTGGCCCTCGGCCTGAGCGTGACCGAGGTCGCCGATCGAGCAGGCATGACCGAGGATGAGATCGAGTGCATCGAGGAAGGCGGCACCACTCCGACCATCGCGCTGCTGCGCCGCCTGGCGGCGGCCCTGGACGCGGATGCATTCACCCGTGAGCGGCTGGGTTGCGGCTACGCCGCCGCGGCAAGATAG
- a CDS encoding rhodanese-like domain-containing protein — MSIDELLARTRAGLRRLLPVEAWAVAGSADAFIVDTRPEFQRRSGGEVPGAIVIERNHLEWRLDPLCDARIPEATSADIQWIILCDEGYSSSLAASSLRQIGLANATDVIGGFQAWTAAGLQVIRLATPTRPRGPGEPARSELTRG; from the coding sequence GTGAGCATCGACGAGTTGCTGGCTCGGACACGTGCCGGACTGCGTCGCCTGCTGCCTGTCGAGGCCTGGGCCGTGGCGGGCAGCGCCGATGCCTTCATCGTGGACACGCGGCCGGAGTTTCAGCGTCGAAGCGGTGGCGAAGTGCCCGGCGCCATCGTGATCGAACGCAACCATCTGGAGTGGCGGCTTGATCCGCTCTGCGACGCGCGGATCCCCGAGGCCACCTCCGCGGACATCCAGTGGATCATCCTGTGCGACGAGGGCTACTCCTCCAGCCTCGCCGCGTCGTCCCTCAGGCAGATCGGGCTGGCGAACGCCACTGATGTGATCGGTGGCTTCCAGGCATGGACGGCGGCAGGGCTCCAGGTCATCCGCCTCGCCACCCCCACCCGCCCACGAGGTCCAGGCGAGCCCGCCCGCAGCGAGCTCACACGTGGGTGA
- a CDS encoding GTP-binding protein has product MIATAGHVDHGKSTLIRALTGMEPDRWAEERRRGMTVDLGFAWTTLGSGRQLAFVDVPGHERFVSNMLAGIGPAPAVMIVSAPQCLDIPRLWG; this is encoded by the coding sequence GTGATCGCGACCGCAGGTCACGTGGATCACGGCAAGTCGACCCTGATCCGGGCACTCACCGGGATGGAGCCCGACCGCTGGGCCGAAGAGCGACGCAGGGGCATGACCGTCGATCTCGGCTTCGCCTGGACCACGCTCGGGTCGGGACGGCAGTTGGCGTTCGTTGACGTTCCTGGGCATGAGCGGTTCGTCTCCAACATGCTCGCCGGTATCGGCCCGGCTCCCGCGGTCATGATCGTGAGCGCGCCACAGTGCCTCGACATCCCCCGGCTCTGGGGCTAA
- a CDS encoding aminotransferase class V-fold PLP-dependent enzyme has product MISPESLLDVAALRADTPGVGDVVHFNNAGCGLLAAPVLAAMVDHLQLEASIGGYEASAARAEQVREFYAETAALINCAPENIAFAGSATHAFSTALSAIPFEAGDVILTTRNDFISNQIAFLSLSKRFGVRLVHAPDAPEGGVDVAAMAALMREHRPRLVAATHIPTNSGLVQPVADIGRLCRELDLLYLVDACQSVGQYPIDVAEIGCDLLTATCRKFLRGPRGSGFLYVSDRVLRAGYEPLFIDMYGARWVEPGRYQPVETAARFEDWEFPYAIVLGCAAAVRYARQVGMDAIARRTPALAAGLRDRLADLPGVRVLDHGRQLGALVTFAIDGWQPEPFKAAMDARRINSALSFRHFAQFDFGDKDIDWCLRLSPHYYNTEQEVDQVVAAVADLSIAARQP; this is encoded by the coding sequence ATGATTTCCCCAGAATCGCTTCTGGACGTCGCGGCCCTGCGCGCGGACACCCCCGGCGTCGGCGACGTCGTGCACTTCAACAACGCCGGTTGCGGCCTGCTGGCCGCGCCTGTGCTGGCCGCGATGGTCGACCACCTGCAGCTGGAGGCGAGCATCGGTGGCTACGAGGCCTCGGCCGCCCGCGCCGAGCAGGTCCGCGAGTTCTACGCCGAGACCGCTGCCCTGATCAACTGCGCTCCCGAGAACATCGCGTTCGCCGGTAGCGCCACCCACGCGTTCTCCACCGCCCTGTCGGCGATCCCGTTCGAGGCAGGTGATGTCATCCTCACGACCCGCAACGACTTCATCTCCAATCAGATCGCCTTCCTGTCGCTGAGCAAGAGGTTCGGCGTGCGTTTGGTGCACGCTCCTGACGCGCCTGAGGGCGGGGTGGACGTGGCGGCGATGGCCGCCCTGATGCGCGAGCACCGGCCCCGGCTGGTGGCCGCCACCCACATCCCTACCAACTCCGGCCTGGTCCAGCCCGTCGCCGACATCGGCCGGCTCTGCCGCGAACTGGATCTGCTGTACCTGGTCGACGCCTGCCAGTCGGTCGGCCAGTACCCGATCGACGTCGCGGAGATCGGCTGCGACCTGCTCACCGCCACCTGCCGCAAGTTCCTGCGCGGCCCCCGCGGCTCTGGCTTCCTGTACGTGTCCGACCGCGTCCTGCGCGCCGGCTACGAGCCGCTGTTCATCGACATGTACGGCGCGCGCTGGGTCGAGCCGGGCCGCTACCAGCCCGTCGAGACGGCAGCCAGATTCGAGGACTGGGAGTTCCCCTACGCCATCGTCCTCGGCTGTGCCGCCGCCGTACGCTACGCCCGCCAGGTCGGCATGGACGCCATCGCCCGCCGTACCCCTGCCCTGGCCGCCGGCCTGCGCGACAGGCTCGCCGATCTGCCGGGAGTCCGCGTGCTCGACCACGGTCGGCAACTGGGCGCCCTGGTCACCTTCGCCATCGACGGCTGGCAGCCGGAGCCGTTCAAGGCCGCCATGGACGCACGCCGTATCAACTCGGCGCTCAGCTTCCGCCACTTCGCGCAGTTCGACTTCGGCGACAAGGACATCGACTGGTGCCTGCGCCTGTCGCCGCACTACTACAACACCGAACAGGAAGTGGACCAGGTCGTCGCGGCGGTCGCCGACCTCAGCATCGCAGCGCGGCAGCCGTGA
- a CDS encoding aminotransferase-like domain-containing protein — MSDSSSSAELATRMRAVVDRLAPGDRLPSSRELIRRYQVGPATVSQAIATLAAEGLVVTRPGSGTYVAARAQRRAKVADTAWQTVTLADRTVDTRILTGAVGASPADTIMLDGGYLHRSLQPTQILTAALARAARRPDAWDRAPASGLAALRSVFATMVGGGVSADDILVTAGGQSALSMAFRAIAAPGDPILMESPTYPGAIAAARAAGLRPVPVPMDADGLQPDLLADAFAMTRARLLYCQPAYHNPTGTVLAPQRRRQIIDAARAAGAFVIEDDFARHLGHGTPVPPPLLADDRDGTVVYLTSLTKPAAPSLRIGALVARGPVMERLRATRLVDDFFVTRPLQETALELLSSPTWERHVRSLAAALRERCGALAAAVTHELPHWTLTCIPPGGLHLWVRLPYGTDDTVIADTARQHGVAVSAGNRYFATELPAAYLRLGFAATADRTELIEAARRLVSADEHAAGMRS, encoded by the coding sequence ATGTCAGACAGTAGCAGTTCTGCGGAGTTGGCGACCCGGATGCGCGCGGTGGTCGACCGGCTGGCACCGGGCGACCGTCTGCCCAGCAGTCGCGAGCTGATCCGGCGCTACCAGGTCGGCCCCGCCACCGTGTCACAGGCGATCGCCACGCTCGCCGCCGAGGGCTTGGTGGTCACCCGTCCAGGCAGCGGCACGTACGTGGCAGCACGCGCCCAGCGGCGTGCCAAAGTGGCCGACACCGCCTGGCAGACCGTCACCCTCGCCGACCGGACCGTGGACACCCGAATCCTCACCGGCGCCGTCGGTGCGTCACCCGCGGATACGATCATGCTGGACGGCGGCTACCTGCATCGATCGCTCCAGCCCACCCAGATCCTGACCGCGGCGCTGGCCCGCGCCGCACGCCGCCCCGACGCCTGGGACCGCGCCCCCGCCAGCGGCCTGGCGGCCCTGCGCAGCGTGTTCGCCACCATGGTCGGCGGCGGCGTGAGCGCGGACGACATCCTGGTCACGGCCGGCGGGCAGAGCGCCCTGTCCATGGCGTTCCGGGCCATCGCGGCGCCGGGTGACCCCATCCTGATGGAGTCGCCCACCTATCCGGGAGCGATAGCCGCCGCCAGGGCAGCCGGCCTGCGCCCGGTACCGGTGCCGATGGATGCCGACGGCCTGCAACCCGACCTCCTGGCCGACGCCTTCGCCATGACCCGCGCACGCCTGCTGTACTGCCAGCCGGCCTATCACAACCCCACCGGCACCGTGCTGGCGCCACAACGCCGCCGGCAGATCATCGATGCGGCCAGGGCGGCGGGGGCATTCGTGATCGAGGACGACTTCGCGCGGCACCTCGGTCACGGCACGCCGGTGCCGCCGCCCTTGCTGGCCGACGATCGCGACGGCACCGTGGTCTACTTGACCTCGCTCACCAAACCGGCTGCGCCGAGCCTGCGCATCGGTGCCCTGGTGGCCCGAGGCCCGGTGATGGAACGCCTGCGCGCCACCCGCCTGGTCGACGACTTCTTCGTCACGCGCCCGCTCCAGGAAACAGCGCTCGAACTCCTCAGCTCTCCCACGTGGGAACGGCATGTCCGTTCTCTCGCCGCAGCCCTGCGGGAGCGGTGCGGAGCGCTGGCGGCCGCGGTCACGCACGAACTTCCCCACTGGACCCTCACCTGCATCCCCCCAGGCGGACTGCACCTGTGGGTCCGCCTGCCGTACGGCACCGACGACACCGTGATCGCCGACACGGCCCGTCAGCACGGCGTCGCCGTCAGCGCCGGTAACCGCTACTTCGCCACCGAACTCCCGGCGGCCTACCTACGCCTCGGCTTTGCCGCCACCGCCGACCGCACCGAGCTGATCGAAGCCGCACGCCGACTCGTGTCCGCCGACGAGCACGCCGCCGGCATGCGCAGTTGA